The following proteins are encoded in a genomic region of Variovorax paradoxus:
- a CDS encoding VTT domain-containing protein, which yields MAQLMSLLVQHAIAIVFAASFAARLGLPVPAAAVLVVSGALLAAGNVSVAGVVAAAVLANLLGDGAWFYAGRRFGYRFMRLLCRISLSPDSCVRRGESLIGRWGGLSLVAAKFVPGVSVVAPPMAGALGMSVWRFIGFDIGAALIWTGVFLGLGWAFRDQIQEVLAMLAQAGGIATLALVIVLAVALAVRYWRRRAFMRLTGMPRITVDELHGLLASEAPPLVIDVRGEAGVQVDPRRIPGALSYTLKALQQRHGELPLVGGRDVVLYCNCPNEVSAAQAARVLLARGARRALPLTGGLDAWVASGRPTSLH from the coding sequence ATGGCACAGCTGATGTCGCTGCTGGTGCAGCACGCCATCGCGATCGTTTTCGCCGCGAGCTTTGCCGCGCGCCTCGGTTTGCCGGTACCCGCAGCCGCGGTGCTGGTCGTGTCGGGTGCGCTGCTGGCGGCCGGCAACGTGTCGGTGGCCGGTGTGGTGGCGGCCGCCGTGCTGGCCAACCTGCTCGGCGACGGCGCCTGGTTCTATGCCGGCCGGCGCTTCGGCTACCGCTTTATGCGCCTGTTGTGCCGCATCTCGCTGTCGCCCGACTCCTGCGTGCGGCGCGGCGAATCGCTCATCGGCCGGTGGGGCGGGCTCTCGCTGGTGGCCGCCAAGTTCGTGCCCGGCGTGTCGGTGGTGGCACCGCCGATGGCCGGTGCGCTGGGCATGTCGGTGTGGCGCTTCATCGGCTTCGACATTGGCGCCGCGCTGATCTGGACCGGCGTCTTCCTTGGGCTCGGCTGGGCTTTTCGCGATCAGATCCAGGAGGTGCTGGCCATGCTGGCCCAGGCCGGCGGCATCGCGACCCTGGCGCTGGTGATAGTGCTGGCCGTGGCGCTCGCGGTGCGCTACTGGCGCCGCCGCGCGTTCATGCGGCTGACCGGCATGCCGCGCATCACCGTGGACGAACTGCACGGGCTGCTGGCCAGCGAGGCGCCGCCGCTGGTCATCGACGTGCGCGGCGAGGCGGGCGTGCAGGTCGACCCGCGCCGCATTCCCGGTGCGCTGTCGTACACGCTCAAGGCGCTGCAGCAGCGGCACGGGGAACTGCCGCTCGTCGGCGGGCGCGACGTGGTCCTTTACTGCAACTGCCCCAACGAGGTGTCGGCCGCCCAGGCAGCGCGCGTGCTGCTGGCGCGCGGTGCGCGGCGGGCGCTGCCGCTCACCGGCGGGCTCGACGCCTGGGTGGCCTCGGGCCGCCCCACCAGCCTGCATTGA
- a CDS encoding DinB family protein, with product MDNTLHRLFRYKAWANDHLLTALARLGDNSPITALAIKALSHTYVVDRIFAAHVKREAHAYPSANLGEMPTLEYLSIDLRRSDQEYIDYVSTLDLGQLTERIDFAFTDGAPGRMSREEMLMHVVTHGAGHRGQISAVMLLNSAPPAKDGFTTYLHEAEASARGRVPA from the coding sequence GTGGACAACACATTGCATCGCCTCTTCAGATACAAAGCGTGGGCGAACGACCACCTATTGACCGCGCTTGCCCGGCTTGGCGACAACTCCCCGATCACCGCATTGGCCATCAAGGCTTTGAGCCACACCTATGTGGTCGACCGGATATTCGCCGCGCATGTCAAGCGAGAAGCTCACGCGTACCCATCGGCCAATCTGGGTGAGATGCCGACACTGGAATATCTATCTATTGATCTCAGAAGAAGCGACCAGGAATACATCGACTATGTGTCGACGCTCGACCTTGGCCAATTGACCGAACGAATCGATTTCGCATTCACCGACGGCGCACCGGGGCGTATGTCCCGCGAGGAGATGCTCATGCATGTCGTCACCCACGGAGCAGGTCATCGAGGACAGATCAGCGCAGTGATGCTGCTCAACTCAGCTCCCCCGGCCAAGGATGGCTTCACGACGTATCTGCATGAGGCGGAAGCGTCTGCGAGAGGGCGAGTTCCAGCCTGA
- a CDS encoding response regulator, producing the protein MTKDAAAPIRLFLVDDHPLVRDGLRARLGAMPNLEIVGEAGSATEALALVEQLRPDLLLMDVGMKDMNGIDLAALVLQRQPAPHVVMLSMYDNPEYVQKALQVGARGYVLKDAPAAEIVAAIEAVSAGGTFLSPAVSKKLFRNQAPRPLLTPRESEILTALGRGESSKQIARDLGLSVRTVEAHRQSIKRRLGIEGQAELIKYAVEHAREFGGG; encoded by the coding sequence ATGACAAAAGACGCTGCCGCCCCGATCCGCCTCTTTCTCGTCGACGACCACCCGCTGGTGCGCGATGGCCTGCGCGCGCGGCTCGGCGCCATGCCCAACCTCGAGATCGTCGGCGAGGCGGGCAGCGCAACCGAGGCGCTGGCACTTGTCGAACAGCTGCGCCCCGACTTGCTGCTGATGGATGTCGGCATGAAAGACATGAACGGCATCGACCTGGCCGCGCTCGTGCTGCAACGCCAGCCCGCGCCGCACGTGGTGATGCTCAGCATGTACGACAACCCCGAGTACGTGCAGAAGGCCCTGCAGGTGGGCGCGCGCGGCTACGTGCTGAAGGACGCGCCGGCCGCCGAGATCGTCGCCGCCATCGAGGCCGTGTCAGCCGGCGGCACCTTCCTGAGCCCCGCGGTGTCGAAGAAGCTGTTTCGCAACCAGGCGCCCAGGCCGCTGCTCACGCCGCGCGAGAGCGAAATACTCACTGCGCTAGGCCGGGGCGAATCGAGCAAGCAGATTGCGCGGGATTTGGGGCTGAGCGTGCGTACCGTGGAGGCGCATCGGCAGAGCATCAAGCGGCGGTTGGGGATTGAGGGGCAGGCGGAGTTGATCAAGTATGCGGTGGAGCATGCGAGGGAGTTTGGGGGCGGGTGA
- a CDS encoding TetR/AcrR family transcriptional regulator has product MRCEPQNISSNDRYSIIHNDRVLNNYNRQLHMLKEPLVSRSEQKVQTRQRILDGAGRGFRKAGFGGIGVDGLAKEAGLTSGAFYVHFDSKAHAFRESVAQGMAELRGGVLHFQEKHGRTWWPEFVRFYLSAKRTCDLSESCTLQTMPAEVARSDEGSRETFEKALRDVAQVIVDGPASPNAPRDIGAACAALSSLAGAVTLARSVGSNFADQIAAATEHALLGSLGGKSRSTTSERDR; this is encoded by the coding sequence ATGCGCTGCGAACCGCAGAACATTTCAAGTAACGACCGTTATTCGATAATACATAACGATCGTGTTTTGAACAACTACAATCGTCAGCTTCACATGTTGAAGGAGCCCCTCGTGTCAAGGTCCGAACAGAAGGTGCAGACGCGGCAACGCATACTGGATGGCGCAGGGCGCGGGTTTCGCAAGGCAGGATTTGGCGGGATTGGGGTTGACGGCCTGGCGAAGGAAGCAGGCCTGACATCGGGTGCCTTCTACGTTCATTTCGACTCGAAGGCCCACGCATTCCGGGAGTCGGTCGCACAGGGCATGGCCGAATTGCGAGGCGGCGTGCTGCACTTCCAGGAAAAGCACGGACGCACGTGGTGGCCGGAGTTTGTGCGCTTCTACCTCAGTGCCAAGCGGACCTGTGACTTGTCAGAGAGTTGCACGCTTCAGACGATGCCGGCAGAAGTCGCGCGATCGGATGAAGGTTCCCGTGAGACGTTTGAAAAGGCTTTGCGCGACGTTGCGCAGGTGATCGTCGACGGTCCAGCCTCGCCAAATGCACCACGAGACATTGGAGCCGCTTGCGCCGCCCTCTCTTCGCTTGCGGGAGCGGTTACGCTTGCACGTTCCGTAGGAAGTAACTTCGCAGACCAGATAGCCGCAGCAACAGAACACGCGCTGCTAGGGTCGCTAGGCGGAAAGAGTCGATCAACGACATCAGAACGCGACCGGTAG
- a CDS encoding 4-oxalocrotonate tautomerase, protein MPLTLTLTEGVLPKGQEKIAFSRLSDAMLRWHGLAENKAMTPNIVGSIHVLPTEHTYSGSKEASVAFVEWKVPSFAFASREVQVGYIEEATNIIHELSGAQHPKERIWVNVVHAVDGAWGIAGMALTNAQLGEGAASA, encoded by the coding sequence ATGCCACTTACTCTCACCCTCACCGAGGGCGTTCTTCCCAAAGGCCAGGAAAAAATCGCCTTCAGCCGCCTGTCAGATGCCATGCTTAGATGGCATGGCTTGGCAGAAAACAAGGCGATGACGCCCAACATCGTGGGCTCGATCCACGTCTTGCCAACGGAGCACACGTACTCCGGATCAAAGGAGGCCTCCGTGGCGTTCGTCGAATGGAAGGTCCCGTCCTTCGCGTTCGCCAGTCGGGAGGTTCAAGTTGGCTACATAGAAGAAGCCACGAACATCATTCATGAGCTGTCAGGCGCGCAGCACCCGAAGGAGCGTATATGGGTCAACGTCGTGCACGCGGTAGACGGGGCCTGGGGCATCGCCGGGATGGCTCTCACCAATGCGCAACTCGGCGAAGGAGCCGCCTCGGCCTGA
- a CDS encoding cache domain-containing protein → MNLRTKIVALAVAPLLIALVLVALAVRHQEHDLARRERALIEKSYMDQRRSELRSYVDLAVSIVRPLYDAGRDDEETRTEALRRLAALDYGDDGYFFVYDMQGRSLMHSRQPDLVGQNLWELRDSRGRFTIQDLIAGARTGGGYVEYEWRKPSSEQMAPKLGYVTALPRWNWMVGTGLYLDDIETTMQTLDRQMSANVTTTLLWIAGIAALCLGVVSATGLLLNLSEHRVAEAKLRLLARRVVQSQEEERGHLARELHDGTSQTLVSAKLLIESAVDALDRERQPTPPALSKALQRLNDSLLEVRRISHRLRPALLDTLGLPAALERLGDEFAEEGAIDASIMVEGEAFELSQEAKTALFRVTQEALTNVRKHAKAQRVHIALSFSDDEGVRLEIGDDGTGFDVNAMQLDPRRGIGLRNMRERMESIGGHLSVHSGEGRTSIVAEVPAASARPE, encoded by the coding sequence ATGAACCTCCGCACCAAGATCGTCGCGCTGGCCGTAGCACCGCTGCTCATTGCGCTGGTGCTGGTGGCCCTGGCGGTGCGCCACCAGGAGCATGACCTGGCCCGGCGTGAGCGCGCGCTCATCGAAAAAAGCTACATGGACCAGCGGCGCAGCGAACTGCGCAGCTACGTCGACCTGGCCGTGAGCATCGTGCGGCCCCTGTACGACGCCGGCCGGGACGACGAGGAAACCCGCACCGAAGCCCTGCGTCGCCTGGCCGCGCTCGACTACGGCGACGACGGCTACTTCTTCGTCTACGACATGCAGGGCCGCTCGCTCATGCATTCGCGCCAGCCCGATCTCGTGGGCCAGAACCTCTGGGAACTGCGCGACTCCCGAGGACGCTTCACCATCCAGGACCTGATAGCGGGCGCGCGCACAGGCGGCGGCTATGTCGAGTACGAATGGCGCAAGCCCTCCAGCGAGCAGATGGCGCCCAAGCTCGGCTACGTGACGGCGCTGCCGCGCTGGAACTGGATGGTCGGTACCGGCCTGTACCTGGACGACATCGAAACCACCATGCAGACGCTCGACCGCCAGATGAGCGCCAACGTCACCACCACGCTGCTCTGGATTGCCGGCATTGCCGCGCTGTGCCTGGGCGTGGTCAGCGCCACCGGCCTGCTGCTCAACCTCAGCGAGCACCGCGTGGCCGAAGCCAAGCTGCGGCTGCTGGCGCGGCGCGTGGTGCAGTCGCAGGAAGAAGAGCGCGGCCACCTCGCGCGCGAGCTGCACGACGGCACCAGCCAGACGCTGGTGTCGGCCAAGCTGCTGATCGAATCCGCCGTGGATGCGCTCGACCGCGAACGCCAGCCCACGCCGCCCGCACTGAGCAAGGCGCTGCAACGGCTCAACGATTCATTGCTCGAAGTGCGCCGCATTTCGCACCGCCTGCGGCCGGCCCTGCTCGACACGCTCGGGCTGCCGGCCGCGCTCGAACGCCTGGGCGACGAGTTTGCGGAAGAGGGCGCCATCGATGCATCGATCATGGTCGAGGGCGAAGCCTTCGAACTCTCGCAAGAGGCCAAGACCGCGCTCTTTCGCGTCACGCAAGAGGCGCTCACCAACGTGCGCAAGCACGCGAAGGCCCAGCGCGTGCACATTGCACTGAGCTTCTCCGACGACGAAGGCGTGCGGCTCGAAATCGGCGACGACGGCACCGGCTTCGACGTCAACGCCATGCAACTCGACCCGCGCCGGGGCATCGGCCTGCGCAACATGCGCGAACGCATGGAATCCATCGGCGGGCACCTCAGCGTGCATTCCGGCGAAGGCCGGACATCCATCGTGGCCGAAGTGCCGGCCGCCAGCGCAAGGCCTGAATAA
- a CDS encoding Imm30 family immunity protein, with the protein MNMTGAAEVDATIREVRSAAAMRGAGAVQALDRALEDLVARPTAAYIGPLLLLLDDEADYDEAMFSLIHVAEAFTDAEYVAGLLQVLPDMRARAPKWASIVLMRVLNSASARAALVRKLREADSPTKQASLWLCERINERSPTFWAQTTAVMLAAQAA; encoded by the coding sequence ATGAACATGACCGGCGCTGCTGAAGTTGACGCCACGATTCGAGAGGTTCGGAGTGCTGCGGCAATGCGCGGTGCCGGCGCGGTTCAAGCGCTTGACCGAGCGCTGGAAGACCTCGTTGCCCGTCCCACTGCTGCCTATATTGGTCCGCTGCTTCTCTTACTGGATGACGAGGCCGACTATGACGAGGCCATGTTCTCGCTCATCCATGTGGCAGAGGCGTTCACCGACGCTGAATACGTCGCAGGGCTTCTTCAGGTCCTGCCTGACATGCGAGCGAGAGCTCCCAAGTGGGCTTCGATAGTGCTGATGCGTGTTCTGAACAGTGCGTCCGCCCGAGCTGCGCTTGTTCGAAAGCTTCGCGAGGCCGATTCGCCGACGAAGCAAGCTTCGTTGTGGTTGTGCGAGCGCATCAACGAACGAAGCCCAACGTTTTGGGCCCAAACCACTGCTGTCATGCTCGCGGCGCAAGCTGCATGA
- a CDS encoding aldo/keto reductase → MSIPTTRLGRTGLTVSRLALGTMTFGLQTDEAVSHRILDKAAEGGINFLDTADVYPLGGTVETTGRTEEIIGRWLQKQGPTGRRRFVVATKAVGKVGPNSWDQGASRKHLLDAIDASLKRLQTDHVDLYQLHSDDRETPLEESLEALDVIVKSGRARYIGVSNFLAYRLARALGKAELHKLTRYVSVQPRYSLLFREIERELLPLAGEEGLGVVPYNPLAGGLLTGKYKPGATPEENTRFTLGTAGGMYQDRYWNERSFNTVTQLHKLADEAGVPLATLAVAWVMANPLITAPLLGASRPEQLDATLAAAEYKLDPALKQKLDELTAEYRKGDAPR, encoded by the coding sequence ATGAGCATTCCCACCACCCGTCTCGGCCGCACGGGCCTCACCGTGTCGCGCCTTGCGCTCGGCACCATGACCTTCGGCCTGCAGACCGACGAGGCCGTGTCGCACCGCATTCTCGACAAGGCTGCCGAGGGCGGCATCAACTTTCTCGATACCGCCGACGTGTACCCGCTCGGCGGCACCGTCGAGACCACGGGCCGCACTGAAGAAATCATCGGCCGCTGGCTGCAGAAGCAGGGCCCCACCGGCCGCCGCCGCTTCGTGGTGGCGACCAAGGCGGTCGGCAAGGTCGGCCCCAACAGCTGGGACCAGGGCGCCTCGCGCAAGCACCTGCTCGACGCCATCGACGCTTCGCTCAAGCGGCTGCAGACCGACCACGTCGACCTGTACCAGCTGCACAGCGACGACCGCGAGACGCCGCTCGAAGAAAGCCTCGAGGCGCTCGACGTCATCGTCAAGTCGGGCCGTGCGCGCTACATCGGCGTGTCGAACTTCCTGGCCTACCGGCTGGCCCGCGCGCTCGGCAAGGCCGAGCTGCACAAGCTCACGCGCTATGTGTCGGTGCAGCCGCGCTACAGCCTGCTGTTCCGAGAAATCGAGCGCGAACTGCTGCCGCTCGCGGGCGAAGAAGGCTTGGGTGTGGTTCCCTACAACCCGCTGGCCGGCGGCCTGCTCACCGGCAAATACAAGCCCGGCGCCACGCCCGAAGAGAACACCCGCTTCACGCTCGGCACCGCCGGCGGCATGTACCAGGACCGCTACTGGAACGAGCGCAGCTTCAACACCGTGACGCAGCTGCACAAGCTCGCCGACGAAGCCGGCGTGCCGCTGGCCACGCTGGCGGTGGCGTGGGTCATGGCCAACCCGCTCATCACTGCGCCGCTGCTCGGTGCCAGCCGGCCCGAACAGCTCGACGCCACGCTGGCCGCCGCCGAGTACAAGCTGGACCCGGCCCTGAAGCAGAAGCTCGACGAGCTCACGGCCGAATACCGCAAGGGCGACGCGCCCCGCTAG
- a CDS encoding restriction endonuclease: MARRKKTSPAEDVVDLIALLPWYVGVILAIAGYLLLHRIAIAPLPVALAPGEMGNAMVGAVGRGLATAGQYIVPILCLAGAAISAWRRHARRSLVDSVTRSDAPDILDNMSWREFEMLVGEGFRLQGYQVTENFEPGPDDGVDLTLRKNGEKYLVQCKQWRAFKVGVPVVRELYGAMAAKRAAGGFVVTSGRFTPEAEAFASGRNLRLLDGPQLHRLLTQARGSSSAKPDDRNKAGHASNAAPQAAKTAAPSCPKCTQPMVRRTAKKGANAGQEFWGCSDYPRCRGTAA; the protein is encoded by the coding sequence ATGGCTCGCCGCAAAAAAACCAGCCCCGCCGAAGACGTGGTCGACCTGATCGCGCTGTTGCCTTGGTACGTGGGGGTCATTCTGGCGATTGCCGGGTACCTGCTGCTCCACCGCATCGCGATAGCGCCCCTTCCGGTTGCCCTTGCCCCCGGCGAGATGGGCAACGCGATGGTCGGAGCCGTGGGACGCGGCCTTGCAACCGCCGGGCAATACATCGTGCCGATCCTCTGCCTTGCTGGCGCGGCCATCTCCGCTTGGCGCCGTCACGCGCGCCGATCATTGGTGGACAGCGTGACCCGCTCAGACGCGCCCGACATCCTCGACAACATGAGTTGGCGCGAATTCGAGATGCTCGTCGGCGAGGGCTTTCGCTTGCAGGGCTACCAAGTCACGGAGAACTTCGAGCCGGGCCCAGACGACGGCGTCGATCTCACCCTTCGCAAGAACGGAGAGAAGTACCTGGTGCAGTGCAAGCAATGGCGGGCCTTCAAGGTTGGCGTGCCGGTGGTGCGCGAGCTCTACGGCGCCATGGCGGCCAAGCGCGCCGCCGGTGGATTCGTGGTCACGTCTGGTCGATTTACGCCGGAGGCCGAAGCTTTCGCCAGTGGTCGCAACCTCCGCCTGCTCGATGGCCCGCAACTGCACCGGTTGTTGACGCAGGCCCGAGGAAGCTCTTCGGCCAAGCCCGACGATCGCAACAAGGCGGGGCATGCCAGCAATGCAGCACCTCAGGCTGCGAAGACGGCCGCCCCGAGCTGCCCCAAGTGCACGCAGCCCATGGTGCGACGTACGGCGAAGAAGGGAGCCAACGCAGGCCAGGAATTCTGGGGGTGTTCGGACTATCCGCGTTGCCGCGGCACCGCCGCTTGA
- a CDS encoding DUF1993 domain-containing protein yields MTSPLYNASVPVMQQMLRALSDVLKKAEDHATQKNIDSNALLQARLFPDMFPLVRQVQIAADFSKGIASRLAGAEVPSWPDTEVSFADLQALIAKALAHIGSFKSEQFDSSESREIVLRPGTPKEKKLTAGAYLLHYGLPQFFFHLTTTYAILRHNGIEIGKRDYMGAY; encoded by the coding sequence ATGACCAGCCCGCTGTACAACGCCTCCGTTCCCGTCATGCAGCAGATGCTGCGCGCCCTATCCGACGTGCTCAAGAAGGCCGAAGACCACGCGACGCAAAAAAATATCGATTCAAATGCGCTGCTGCAGGCGCGGCTGTTCCCTGACATGTTTCCGCTGGTACGTCAGGTACAGATCGCCGCAGACTTCTCCAAGGGCATTGCCTCCCGCCTGGCTGGTGCCGAGGTGCCGTCCTGGCCCGACACTGAGGTCAGCTTCGCCGACCTGCAAGCGTTGATCGCCAAAGCTTTGGCCCATATCGGCTCCTTCAAGTCTGAGCAATTTGATTCGAGCGAGAGCCGCGAGATCGTATTGCGCCCCGGCACTCCCAAGGAAAAGAAGCTGACCGCAGGTGCATATCTTCTACACTATGGACTGCCGCAGTTTTTCTTCCACTTGACCACCACCTATGCCATCTTGCGCCACAACGGTATTGAGATCGGTAAGCGCGACTACATGGGTGCCTACTAA
- a CDS encoding TetR/AcrR family transcriptional regulator: MTVENLIEATARILVKEGFDKASTNRIAEVAGVSIGSLYQYFPSKEALVAAVVERHQQQIMQTVRSELTRVSTQPLDVAMRKFVAVAVKERLIKSTDRRSER, translated from the coding sequence GTGACGGTCGAAAACCTGATCGAGGCAACTGCTCGCATTCTGGTCAAGGAAGGCTTCGACAAGGCGAGCACCAATCGCATTGCGGAGGTTGCGGGGGTAAGCATCGGTTCGCTCTATCAATATTTCCCCAGCAAGGAGGCGCTTGTCGCCGCCGTGGTCGAGCGCCACCAACAGCAGATCATGCAAACGGTGCGAAGCGAGTTGACGCGGGTATCGACCCAGCCGCTGGACGTGGCAATGCGCAAATTCGTCGCGGTCGCGGTTAAGGAACGTCTGATCAAGTCCACCGATAGACGGTCTGAACGTTGA
- a CDS encoding patatin-like phospholipase family protein — MSFKILCCDGGGIRGVITALLIQDLDRSFGIVQGADGFAGTSTGGLISLGLASNVGIDAIVDLYQNEGAKIFEPNGWWLDAQAKQQDRAPARSAEELLGSGPGIFKCQYVNTGLQAVAQKLVGNGALSSASRFVAVNSARLWDASDNNWAPCTISNGPNNIYRGISMVDAALATSAAPTYFPPYQVEDFGYFADGGTFANNPSMTAVVEAIYQGYATAASDIVMLSLGTGDNPVGVPPGSVSNPLNWGATHWLWPFSDGAVPATALLNLTMDATAELAAIQAQQLLGNNYMRGNVPLAQPFGLDDYKNVGELVRATQNYIETSPDWAAVRSWVGQNWA, encoded by the coding sequence ATGTCTTTCAAGATTCTCTGCTGCGACGGCGGCGGCATTCGCGGCGTCATCACGGCGCTGCTGATCCAGGACCTGGACCGAAGCTTCGGCATCGTCCAAGGCGCAGACGGTTTCGCCGGCACTTCCACTGGTGGCCTGATCTCGCTGGGCCTCGCGAGCAATGTGGGCATTGACGCCATCGTCGATCTCTACCAAAACGAAGGGGCCAAGATCTTCGAGCCCAACGGCTGGTGGCTGGACGCACAGGCCAAGCAGCAAGACCGGGCGCCGGCTCGGTCGGCGGAGGAACTGCTGGGCAGCGGCCCCGGCATCTTCAAATGCCAGTACGTCAACACCGGCTTGCAGGCGGTCGCCCAGAAGCTGGTGGGCAACGGCGCGTTGTCGTCGGCGAGCCGCTTCGTGGCCGTCAACTCCGCGCGGCTGTGGGATGCGAGCGACAACAACTGGGCACCGTGCACCATCTCCAACGGCCCGAACAACATCTACCGCGGCATCAGCATGGTGGACGCCGCGCTGGCCACTTCGGCTGCGCCGACGTACTTCCCGCCGTACCAGGTGGAGGACTTCGGCTACTTCGCCGACGGCGGTACCTTTGCCAACAACCCCTCGATGACGGCGGTCGTGGAGGCAATCTACCAAGGCTACGCCACCGCCGCGTCGGACATCGTGATGCTGTCGCTGGGCACCGGCGACAACCCGGTGGGCGTGCCGCCTGGCTCCGTGTCCAATCCGCTGAACTGGGGCGCTACGCACTGGCTGTGGCCGTTCAGCGACGGCGCGGTGCCCGCCACGGCGCTGCTCAATCTCACCATGGATGCCACCGCGGAGTTGGCGGCAATCCAGGCCCAGCAACTGCTCGGCAACAACTACATGCGCGGCAATGTGCCGCTGGCCCAGCCGTTCGGCCTGGACGACTACAAGAACGTAGGCGAGTTGGTGCGCGCGACGCAGAACTACATAGAGACCTCACCCGACTGGGCTGCGGTGCGCAGTTGGGTGGGGCAGAACTGGGCGTGA
- a CDS encoding DUF938 domain-containing protein: protein MTDLPHSPAADRNKQPILDALLRILGARGAALEIASGTGQHAAWFAAAMPQWTWQPTDADARMLPALASRVAEIALPNLRPPLLLDVMAPQWPSQGPAFSQKAEDKFDAIYCANMLHIAPWATCAALMQGAARHLLPGGVLVTYGPYFEEGVPPAPSNLAFDEDLRARNSAWGIRRLEDAAAEARRAGLALRERHAMPANNLLLVFGL, encoded by the coding sequence ATGACCGATCTCCCGCACAGTCCCGCCGCCGACCGCAACAAGCAGCCCATCCTCGATGCACTGCTTCGCATCCTCGGCGCGCGTGGCGCCGCCCTGGAGATCGCATCGGGCACAGGCCAGCACGCCGCCTGGTTCGCGGCAGCCATGCCCCAATGGACCTGGCAGCCCACCGACGCAGACGCGCGCATGCTCCCCGCACTCGCAAGCCGGGTCGCGGAAATTGCACTGCCCAATCTCCGCCCGCCACTCCTGCTCGACGTGATGGCGCCTCAATGGCCATCGCAGGGTCCGGCGTTCTCTCAAAAGGCCGAAGACAAGTTCGACGCGATCTATTGCGCCAACATGCTGCACATCGCGCCTTGGGCCACGTGCGCCGCGCTGATGCAAGGGGCCGCGCGGCATCTGCTTCCTGGCGGGGTGCTGGTCACGTACGGGCCTTACTTCGAAGAAGGTGTTCCGCCGGCGCCGAGCAACCTGGCATTCGACGAAGACTTGCGCGCTCGCAATTCCGCTTGGGGCATACGCCGCCTGGAAGATGCGGCGGCAGAGGCGCGCCGAGCAGGCCTCGCATTGCGCGAACGGCATGCGATGCCCGCGAACAACCTGCTGCTGGTCTTCGGCCTCTAG
- a CDS encoding VOC family protein, with translation MQLSNYLFFTTTCDDALAFYTQCGLGRVVEVLRYGVDGMPVKNEAMRGKVMHAKFEGPDLLFYASDNDDAEPMRGSAHLLAMNGRDSTNNLFRALAAGGTVTTPLGIQPWGDYYGKLTDRFGVQWMLNCAE, from the coding sequence ATGCAACTCTCGAACTATTTGTTTTTCACCACGACCTGTGATGACGCCCTGGCTTTCTATACTCAATGTGGTCTTGGTCGTGTCGTCGAGGTGCTTCGCTACGGGGTCGATGGCATGCCCGTGAAGAACGAGGCCATGCGCGGCAAGGTCATGCATGCCAAGTTCGAGGGACCAGACTTGCTCTTCTATGCCTCCGACAACGATGATGCTGAGCCGATGCGGGGCTCCGCGCATTTGCTTGCGATGAACGGTCGAGATTCAACGAACAATCTCTTCCGAGCTTTGGCTGCAGGTGGAACGGTCACGACCCCCTTGGGCATTCAGCCGTGGGGGGACTACTACGGCAAATTGACCGACCGGTTCGGTGTTCAGTGGATGCTGAACTGCGCTGAGTAA